In Methylomonas sp. ZR1, one DNA window encodes the following:
- a CDS encoding GatB/YqeY domain-containing protein has translation MDALKKRITDDMKAAMKGGEKGRLGVIRMILAAIKQVEVDERIELSDERIILVLDKMLKQRRESIKQFRDASRNDLAEIEEAEVLVIQDFLPQPLSDAEIDGMVADAIAKVGATSVKDMGGVMALLKPQMQGRADMANVSARIKACFIA, from the coding sequence ATGGATGCGTTAAAAAAGCGTATCACGGACGATATGAAAGCCGCGATGAAAGGCGGCGAAAAAGGCAGGCTGGGTGTAATCCGTATGATTTTGGCTGCTATCAAGCAGGTTGAAGTCGACGAGCGTATCGAGCTAAGTGATGAGCGAATCATCCTTGTGCTCGATAAAATGCTGAAGCAGCGGCGCGAGTCCATCAAGCAGTTCCGAGACGCTAGTCGCAACGATTTGGCCGAAATCGAGGAAGCTGAAGTGCTGGTTATTCAAGATTTTCTACCACAACCGCTCAGTGATGCTGAAATCGATGGTATGGTCGCCGACGCTATCGCTAAAGTGGGCGCCACATCGGTAAAGGACATGGGTGGTGTGATGGCTTTGCTTAAGCCGCAAATGCAAGGTAGAGCTGACATGGCGAATGTCAGTGCGAGAATCAAGGCCTGTTTTATCGCTTAA
- a CDS encoding pteridine reductase, translating to MPKNVLITGAARRIGAACARLLHGEGCNVILHYNRSDADALGLAAELNAVRAESARVLSGDLSVFSSIQKLAENAVAQWDGVDVLVNNASLFQSVPFGQVTEQDWDLAMASNLKAPFFLTQALWSSLKVKHGCVVNIADIHAETGLPGFPVYSMAKAGLVAMTRILAREMAPEVRVNAVAPGAILWPEQDVDEAERVEILKKIALQRRGEAGDIAKAVRFLVGSADYITGQVLTVDGGRTLFR from the coding sequence ATGCCCAAAAATGTGCTGATAACCGGTGCGGCAAGACGCATTGGTGCGGCGTGTGCCCGCTTACTGCACGGTGAGGGTTGTAATGTGATTTTGCATTACAACCGCTCCGATGCAGACGCTTTAGGTTTAGCTGCCGAGTTGAACGCCGTGCGAGCCGAATCGGCACGGGTATTAAGCGGCGATTTGTCGGTGTTTAGCAGCATCCAGAAGTTGGCCGAAAATGCAGTAGCTCAGTGGGATGGTGTCGATGTTTTGGTGAATAACGCGTCCTTGTTTCAATCCGTACCCTTTGGGCAAGTCACGGAACAGGACTGGGATTTGGCCATGGCTAGTAATCTGAAAGCGCCGTTTTTTTTGACACAAGCGTTGTGGTCGTCACTAAAAGTTAAACACGGCTGTGTAGTCAATATCGCCGATATTCACGCCGAGACAGGTTTGCCGGGCTTTCCGGTTTACAGCATGGCTAAAGCCGGTTTGGTGGCGATGACGCGGATATTGGCCAGGGAAATGGCGCCGGAAGTCCGCGTTAACGCGGTGGCTCCGGGCGCTATTTTATGGCCGGAGCAAGATGTAGATGAAGCGGAGCGAGTGGAAATCTTAAAAAAAATTGCCTTGCAGCGTCGCGGCGAAGCAGGCGATATTGCCAAAGCAGTAAGGTTTTTGGTTGGCAGCGCCGATTATATTACCGGTCAAGTACTGACGGTAGATGGTGGACGGACACTGTTTCGCTGA
- the tkt gene encoding transketolase, translating to MPSRRDLANAIRALSMDAVQKANSGHPGAPMGMADIAEVLWNDFLQHNPSNPKWPNRDRFILSNGHGSMLIYSLLHLAGYNLPIEELKQFRQLHSQTPGHPEYGYTEGVETTTGPLGQGITNAVGFALAERTLAGQFNRPGHDIVDHHTYVFLGDGCLMEGISHEACSLAGSMKLGKLIAFYDDNNISIDGEVRGHGNVAGWFLDDTPKRFEAYGWHVIPKVDGHDADAVKAAIEAAKKVTDKPTIICCQTTIGFGSPNKQGKEECHGAALGEAEIALTRENLGWPHAPFEIPADIKAGWDANAKGAKLESAWNDKFAAYKAAHPELAAEFERRVIKNELPADWAEKSKAFIAAVDAKGETIASRKASQNTLNGFGPLLPELLGGSADLAGSNLTLWSGCKDVNQPGFDGNYAYYGVREFGMSAIMNGITLHGGFKPYGATFLMFSEYARNALRMAALMKIPTIFVYTHDSIGLGEDGPTHQPVEQTATLRMIPNMHVWRPCDAVESAVCWKAAIERQDGPSTLIFSRQNLPHVPRTNAQIDAISKGGYILKDSDGTPDAIIIATGSEVELALKAADALAAKGKKIRVVSLPSTNVFEAQDQAYKDSVLPPSVTQRVVVEAGVTDSWWKYAGSAGRVVGLDRFGESAPAGQLFKEFGFTVDNVVANVEAVL from the coding sequence ATGCCTTCGCGCCGAGACTTAGCGAACGCCATCCGCGCACTTAGCATGGACGCCGTACAGAAAGCCAACTCCGGGCACCCCGGTGCCCCGATGGGGATGGCCGACATCGCAGAAGTATTGTGGAACGATTTTCTGCAACACAACCCCAGCAACCCTAAATGGCCCAACCGCGACCGCTTCATTTTGTCCAACGGTCACGGCTCCATGCTGATTTATTCCTTGCTGCACTTGGCCGGCTACAACCTGCCGATCGAAGAACTGAAACAGTTCCGCCAACTGCACTCGCAAACCCCGGGTCATCCTGAATATGGCTACACCGAGGGCGTCGAAACCACCACCGGTCCTTTGGGGCAAGGCATCACCAATGCCGTCGGTTTCGCTTTAGCCGAGCGCACCCTGGCCGGTCAATTCAACCGTCCCGGTCACGACATCGTCGACCACCACACCTACGTATTCCTGGGTGACGGTTGCTTGATGGAAGGTATCTCCCACGAAGCCTGCTCCCTGGCCGGCTCCATGAAACTGGGTAAACTGATCGCCTTCTACGACGACAACAACATCTCCATCGATGGTGAAGTCCGTGGTCACGGCAACGTTGCCGGCTGGTTCCTGGATGACACCCCAAAACGCTTTGAAGCCTACGGCTGGCACGTCATTCCTAAAGTCGACGGCCACGATGCCGATGCTGTGAAAGCCGCTATCGAAGCCGCGAAAAAAGTCACCGACAAACCGACCATCATCTGTTGCCAAACCACCATCGGTTTTGGCTCGCCGAACAAACAAGGCAAAGAAGAATGTCACGGTGCGGCCTTGGGTGAAGCGGAAATCGCCCTGACCCGTGAAAACCTGGGCTGGCCGCATGCGCCGTTCGAAATCCCTGCCGACATCAAAGCCGGTTGGGACGCCAATGCCAAAGGCGCCAAACTGGAAAGCGCCTGGAACGACAAATTTGCGGCCTACAAAGCCGCACACCCTGAACTCGCGGCCGAATTTGAACGTCGCGTGATCAAAAACGAACTGCCTGCCGATTGGGCTGAAAAATCCAAAGCGTTTATCGCTGCGGTGGATGCCAAAGGCGAAACCATCGCCAGCCGCAAAGCCTCACAAAACACCCTGAACGGCTTTGGCCCCTTGTTGCCCGAATTACTGGGCGGCTCTGCCGACTTGGCGGGCTCCAACCTGACCCTGTGGTCCGGCTGCAAAGACGTCAACCAACCGGGCTTCGATGGCAACTACGCCTACTACGGTGTGCGTGAATTCGGTATGTCCGCCATCATGAACGGCATCACCCTGCACGGCGGCTTCAAACCCTACGGCGCCACCTTCCTGATGTTCAGCGAATACGCCCGTAACGCCCTGCGCATGGCCGCGTTGATGAAAATCCCGACCATCTTCGTTTACACCCACGACTCCATTGGTCTGGGCGAAGACGGCCCCACCCATCAACCGGTCGAACAAACCGCCACCCTGCGCATGATCCCCAACATGCACGTCTGGCGCCCTTGCGACGCGGTCGAGTCGGCCGTGTGCTGGAAAGCCGCCATCGAACGTCAAGACGGACCGAGCACTCTGATCTTCTCTCGTCAAAACCTGCCGCACGTGCCCCGTACCAACGCACAAATTGACGCGATCAGCAAAGGGGGCTACATCCTGAAAGACAGCGATGGCACACCGGACGCGATCATCATTGCCACCGGATCCGAAGTGGAATTGGCATTGAAAGCGGCCGATGCACTGGCTGCGAAAGGCAAAAAAATCCGCGTGGTGTCATTACCGTCTACCAACGTCTTCGAAGCGCAAGACCAAGCTTACAAAGACAGCGTATTGCCGCCAAGCGTGACTCAGCGCGTGGTAGTAGAAGCGGGAGTAACCGACAGCTGGTGGAAATACGCCGGCAGCGCGGGTAGAGTCGTAGGATTGGACCGTTTCGGCGAATCGGCCCCGGCAGGTCAGCTCTTCAAAGAGTTCGGCTTTACCGTGGACAATGTCGTCGCTAATGTGGAAGCTGTGCTTTAA
- the plsY gene encoding glycerol-3-phosphate 1-O-acyltransferase PlsY produces MMDWLLVPLAYLTGSVSSAIIVCKMMGLADPRENGSGNPGATNVMRIGGKKAAAITLLGDALKGLLPVLLAKALAVDSLVLSLVVFAAFLGHLYPIFFEFKGGKGVATSLGVTLGVAWLLGLVVAATWFVVYKMGRISSLAALVAATLTPLYVWLIVGDVKLIITFTVISLILLWRHKSNIQRLLAGQES; encoded by the coding sequence ATGATGGATTGGTTGTTGGTGCCTTTGGCCTATTTAACAGGGTCGGTGTCTAGTGCAATTATCGTCTGTAAGATGATGGGTTTGGCGGATCCTCGGGAAAACGGCTCCGGTAATCCGGGGGCAACCAATGTTATGCGTATCGGCGGCAAAAAGGCTGCGGCGATTACTTTGCTCGGTGACGCTTTAAAAGGGCTATTACCAGTGTTGTTGGCGAAGGCGTTGGCTGTCGATAGTCTGGTGTTGTCCTTGGTCGTGTTTGCCGCTTTTTTGGGACACCTTTATCCGATTTTTTTTGAATTTAAAGGTGGCAAAGGGGTGGCAACGTCGCTGGGCGTGACGCTCGGCGTTGCTTGGCTGCTGGGGTTGGTGGTTGCTGCCACTTGGTTTGTCGTTTACAAAATGGGCAGAATTTCGTCGCTAGCTGCTTTGGTAGCTGCAACATTAACACCCCTTTATGTTTGGCTGATTGTCGGCGATGTCAAATTGATCATTACCTTTACCGTTATTTCTCTGATTTTGCTGTGGCGGCATAAAAGCAATATTCAGAGATTATTGGCTGGGCAAGAGTCTTGA
- the tsaD gene encoding tRNA (adenosine(37)-N6)-threonylcarbamoyltransferase complex transferase subunit TsaD, giving the protein MYVLGIESSCDETAVAVYQPSKGLIAHTLYSQIATHAEYGGVVPELASRDHIRKLVPLIKTVLKKAELRAKDIEGIAYTAGPGLMGSLLVGAATAQSLAWTWQIPAIAVHHMEGHLLAPMLEDNPPAYPFVALLISGGHTLLIEVRAIGEYRLLGESLDDAAGEAFDKTAKLLGLDYPGGPKLAELARNGQNRFKFPRPMTDRPGLEFSFSGLKTFTMNALYATEQTEQDKADIAFAFQQAVAETLSIKCKRALQQTQLKTLVVAGGVSANHEIRKQLQQMAAKEGAEIRFPRPEFCTDNGAMIAYAGCQRLMAGQTQNLEIFARPRWPMEQLISL; this is encoded by the coding sequence ATGTATGTTTTAGGCATAGAAAGTTCTTGCGACGAAACGGCTGTCGCCGTCTATCAGCCCAGTAAGGGCTTAATTGCGCACACCTTATACAGCCAAATTGCCACGCACGCCGAGTATGGCGGCGTCGTTCCTGAACTAGCCTCAAGAGACCATATCCGCAAACTGGTTCCGCTAATCAAAACGGTATTAAAAAAAGCCGAATTAAGAGCCAAGGACATCGAGGGCATTGCCTATACCGCCGGCCCCGGTTTGATGGGATCCTTACTAGTCGGAGCCGCCACCGCGCAAAGCCTGGCCTGGACCTGGCAAATACCGGCTATTGCTGTGCATCATATGGAAGGACATTTATTGGCGCCAATGCTGGAAGATAATCCGCCCGCCTACCCTTTCGTCGCGTTACTCATTTCAGGCGGCCATACCCTGCTTATCGAAGTCCGCGCGATTGGCGAATACCGCTTACTCGGAGAATCGCTGGACGATGCCGCGGGCGAAGCGTTCGACAAAACCGCAAAGCTATTAGGCCTGGACTATCCCGGCGGCCCGAAATTGGCTGAGTTAGCGCGCAACGGTCAAAATCGCTTTAAATTTCCCCGACCGATGACCGACAGACCAGGATTGGAATTTAGTTTTAGCGGCCTGAAAACCTTCACAATGAACGCGCTGTATGCCACCGAGCAAACCGAGCAGGACAAAGCGGATATCGCTTTCGCATTTCAACAAGCCGTCGCGGAAACACTAAGCATCAAATGTAAACGGGCGTTACAACAGACGCAGTTAAAAACACTGGTAGTAGCTGGGGGCGTGAGCGCCAACCACGAAATTCGGAAACAATTACAACAGATGGCCGCAAAAGAAGGGGCGGAAATTCGCTTCCCCCGTCCGGAATTCTGTACCGATAACGGCGCGATGATTGCCTATGCGGGATGCCAACGCTTAATGGCAGGGCAAACCCAAAACCTGGAAATTTTCGCCCGTCCGCGCTGGCCAATGGAGCAGCTAATCAGCCTATGA
- the folK gene encoding 2-amino-4-hydroxy-6-hydroxymethyldihydropteridine diphosphokinase, with protein sequence MPTGYISIGSNIDKEIHIPASLLTLRELFGELTISSIFESEPVGFVGDSFHNLVVQFESALSAKEVAKLLKQIELDHGRSRESQKFSARTLDLDLILYGDQIISDGRLQIPRDEIEHYAFVLEPLAEIAPNATHPISKRCYKDLWHDFDKRDLRQTKLEK encoded by the coding sequence ATGCCTACCGGATATATCAGCATCGGCAGCAATATTGATAAGGAAATTCACATTCCAGCCAGCCTGCTCACGCTACGCGAATTGTTCGGAGAGCTGACCATTTCCAGTATCTTCGAAAGCGAGCCGGTAGGCTTTGTCGGCGACAGCTTTCATAACCTCGTCGTGCAATTCGAATCGGCGTTATCCGCGAAAGAAGTCGCCAAATTGCTGAAGCAAATTGAACTGGACCACGGCCGTAGCAGGGAAAGTCAAAAATTCTCCGCCCGAACTCTGGATTTGGACTTGATTTTATACGGCGACCAAATCATCAGTGACGGCAGACTGCAAATTCCGCGCGATGAAATAGAACACTATGCCTTCGTACTGGAGCCTTTAGCGGAAATTGCGCCAAACGCCACCCACCCGATAAGCAAGCGTTGTTACAAAGATCTGTGGCACGATTTCGACAAACGCGATTTACGCCAAACCAAACTTGAGAAATAA
- the dnaG gene encoding DNA primase has translation MSGRIPRQFIDDLLVRVDIVDLIDSRVPLKKSGSNFTARCPFHTEKTPSFSVNRGRQIYHCFGCGASGNAIGFLMEFNHLGFVEAVEDLAAFAGVDVPRELIDGESGRPDKKTVSHIYEVLAGVAGFYAEQLRGNAEGRIAVDYLKARGVSGEVARDFSLGYAPNKWDALLARFDQADLIEAGMLVVRDDGKVYDRFRGRLMFPIRDKRKRVVGFGGRVLDDSLPKYLNSPETAVFSKSKELYGLCELLEKNSKPGRILVVEGYMDVIALAQFGISNAVAALGTATSKAQIDLLFRFASELVFCFDGDNAGRQAAWKAADAALPCLRDGRQIKIMLLPQGQDPDSLLRAENSSAFMERIDNAQVLSDYFFENIVGQLELTTVEGRSQLLATATPLLEKVPAGFFREMMFTRLQELSGSRIAVDVVENQARLKSKFNVGKKIIPSPRISLARKVLGLLLQHPHFASLIEREGVMLDDLSFAGVELLREVLQRIALEKPENSAILLESFRGTSQEKAVKALASLDLDVPVGGEESEFCGALRQLCKQAKEAMLTRLIEKEGREGLMIEEKEILRKLLRDKA, from the coding sequence ATGTCCGGCAGGATACCTCGTCAGTTCATAGATGATCTTTTGGTGCGGGTCGATATTGTCGATCTAATCGATTCGCGCGTCCCTCTTAAAAAGTCCGGCAGCAATTTTACGGCGCGCTGCCCGTTCCATACCGAAAAAACTCCCAGCTTTTCAGTCAATCGCGGTCGGCAGATATATCATTGCTTCGGTTGCGGAGCCAGCGGTAATGCAATCGGCTTTTTGATGGAATTTAACCATCTGGGTTTTGTTGAGGCGGTCGAGGATTTGGCAGCCTTTGCCGGCGTGGATGTGCCTAGGGAGTTGATCGATGGCGAATCTGGGCGGCCGGATAAAAAAACTGTGTCGCACATTTACGAGGTGTTGGCGGGAGTTGCTGGGTTTTACGCCGAGCAATTGCGCGGAAATGCCGAGGGTAGGATCGCTGTAGATTATTTGAAAGCCCGTGGTGTCAGTGGTGAGGTGGCGCGGGATTTTTCTCTGGGGTATGCGCCAAATAAGTGGGACGCCCTGTTGGCGCGTTTCGATCAAGCGGATTTGATCGAGGCTGGTATGCTGGTGGTCAGGGATGATGGCAAGGTTTACGACCGCTTTCGCGGTAGATTGATGTTTCCGATCAGGGACAAACGGAAGCGAGTGGTGGGGTTTGGTGGCCGAGTATTGGATGATTCTTTGCCCAAATACCTGAATTCGCCGGAGACTGCGGTTTTTTCTAAAAGTAAGGAGCTTTATGGGCTTTGTGAGCTTTTAGAAAAGAATAGCAAGCCCGGTCGGATACTGGTGGTAGAGGGTTATATGGATGTGATTGCCCTGGCTCAGTTTGGTATTTCTAATGCGGTCGCTGCGCTGGGTACTGCAACTTCCAAAGCGCAAATCGATTTATTGTTCCGATTTGCCTCCGAATTGGTGTTTTGTTTCGATGGTGACAATGCCGGCAGGCAGGCGGCCTGGAAGGCTGCCGACGCTGCTTTGCCTTGTTTGCGTGATGGCAGACAAATCAAAATAATGCTGTTGCCGCAGGGGCAGGATCCGGATTCTCTGTTGCGAGCTGAAAATTCATCCGCATTTATGGAACGAATTGACAATGCGCAGGTCTTGTCGGATTACTTTTTCGAGAATATTGTCGGTCAATTGGAGTTGACAACCGTTGAGGGGCGGTCTCAGTTGCTGGCGACGGCAACGCCTTTGCTGGAAAAAGTTCCTGCCGGGTTTTTTAGGGAAATGATGTTTACCCGTTTGCAGGAGTTGTCCGGTTCCCGAATTGCCGTGGATGTTGTCGAAAATCAGGCTAGACTTAAGTCTAAATTTAATGTCGGCAAAAAAATCATTCCGTCGCCAAGAATCAGTTTGGCTCGCAAGGTCTTAGGGTTGTTGCTCCAACATCCGCATTTTGCAAGTTTGATTGAGCGTGAGGGGGTTATGCTCGACGATCTGAGTTTTGCCGGGGTAGAGTTATTAAGAGAGGTTTTGCAGCGGATCGCCCTTGAAAAGCCGGAAAACAGCGCCATCTTGTTGGAGTCTTTCCGAGGAACATCCCAGGAAAAAGCTGTAAAAGCTTTAGCTAGTTTAGATCTCGATGTACCGGTGGGCGGGGAAGAGTCCGAGTTTTGCGGTGCGTTGCGTCAGCTTTGTAAACAGGCCAAGGAAGCTATGCTAACCCGATTGATCGAAAAGGAGGGTCGAGAAGGCTTAATGATTGAAGAAAAAGAGATACTGCGGAAGCTTTTAAGGGATAAGGCCTAG
- the rpoD gene encoding RNA polymerase sigma factor RpoD — protein sequence MNQEQQQSQLKQLIAKGKAQGYLTYAEVNDHLPSDIIDPEQIDDIIGMINDMGIQVYEVAPDDDDSLITSDAVVTADDDEEVAEVAALASVDSEFGRTTDPVRLYMREMGSVELLTREEELKIAKRIEEGQRQVVGAIARSGFIVETFIEAFDSVQVEDSGVRLNDLVLGFVDLTEVEDIDVSGIEIEEPAEDAEEESKTVDYEEVKQKVELLRKALKAATTSVKKHGYGHDKTEKLFDAIDEIFCEFKWTPQYLKKMVSISEELISAIREEERFILDVCVKKAKMPRKDFINAFAENEANLEWLDQFIAARPNFSEVFSSHRENIRAAQQRLADIESRYGLSIAVLKSICRSISLGEAKARRAKKEMIEANLRLVISIAKKYTNRGLQFLDLIQEGNIGLMKAVDKFEYRRGYKFSTYATWWIRQAITRSIADQARTIRIPVHMIETINKLNRVSRQILQELGREATPEELAERMEMPEDKIRKVLKIAKEPISMETPIGDDEDSHLGDFIEDSKMLSPVESATIAGLRESTQNVLAGLTAREAKVLRMRFGINMNTDHTLEEVGKQFDVTRERIRQIEAKALRKLRHPSRSEQLRCFLDGE from the coding sequence ATGAATCAAGAACAACAGCAATCCCAACTGAAACAACTGATAGCAAAAGGCAAGGCGCAGGGTTATTTGACTTATGCGGAAGTCAACGACCATTTGCCTAGCGATATTATCGATCCCGAGCAAATCGACGATATTATCGGCATGATCAATGATATGGGGATTCAGGTTTATGAGGTGGCGCCGGATGACGATGACTCGCTGATAACCTCAGATGCCGTCGTTACTGCAGATGACGACGAGGAAGTGGCTGAAGTCGCAGCCTTGGCGTCTGTCGATAGCGAGTTCGGCCGAACCACCGATCCCGTGCGCTTATATATGCGTGAAATGGGTTCGGTTGAGTTATTGACTCGCGAGGAAGAATTAAAAATTGCGAAACGGATTGAGGAAGGGCAACGCCAAGTAGTGGGGGCCATTGCCCGATCCGGGTTTATTGTCGAAACTTTTATCGAAGCATTTGATTCCGTTCAGGTTGAAGACTCCGGCGTACGACTCAACGATTTGGTGTTGGGTTTTGTCGATCTCACTGAGGTTGAGGATATTGACGTCAGCGGTATCGAGATTGAAGAGCCTGCTGAGGATGCTGAAGAAGAGAGCAAAACCGTTGATTACGAAGAGGTTAAGCAAAAAGTCGAGTTGCTCAGAAAAGCTTTAAAAGCCGCGACGACCTCGGTTAAAAAACATGGTTACGGCCATGATAAAACCGAAAAACTGTTTGATGCGATAGACGAAATATTTTGCGAGTTTAAATGGACGCCGCAGTATTTGAAAAAAATGGTATCCATTTCTGAAGAGTTGATTTCAGCTATTCGCGAAGAAGAGCGTTTCATACTGGATGTTTGCGTCAAGAAAGCAAAAATGCCGCGTAAGGACTTTATCAATGCGTTTGCCGAGAATGAGGCTAACCTTGAGTGGTTGGATCAATTTATCGCTGCAAGGCCTAATTTTTCTGAGGTTTTCAGTAGTCACCGTGAGAATATTAGGGCTGCACAGCAGCGATTGGCCGATATCGAGTCTCGCTACGGCTTGAGCATTGCTGTTCTGAAAAGTATTTGTCGTAGCATCTCCTTAGGGGAAGCTAAAGCCAGGCGCGCTAAAAAGGAAATGATCGAAGCCAATTTGCGCTTGGTTATTTCTATTGCCAAAAAATACACCAATCGCGGCTTGCAGTTTCTGGATTTGATTCAGGAAGGCAATATTGGTCTGATGAAGGCTGTCGATAAATTTGAATATCGACGCGGTTACAAATTTTCTACCTACGCAACATGGTGGATCCGTCAGGCGATTACCCGTTCCATCGCTGATCAGGCCAGAACTATTCGTATTCCGGTACACATGATCGAAACCATTAACAAGCTGAATCGCGTCTCCAGACAGATTTTGCAGGAGCTGGGTCGCGAGGCTACACCGGAAGAATTGGCTGAGCGTATGGAAATGCCCGAGGACAAAATTCGCAAAGTGTTGAAGATTGCCAAAGAGCCGATTTCAATGGAAACACCGATTGGTGACGACGAAGATTCGCATTTGGGTGATTTTATTGAAGATTCCAAGATGCTTTCGCCGGTAGAGTCTGCTACAATCGCCGGCCTTCGCGAGTCCACTCAAAATGTATTGGCGGGCTTAACAGCTAGAGAGGCCAAGGTGCTCCGGATGCGTTTCGGTATCAACATGAATACCGACCATACACTGGAAGAGGTTGGCAAACAGTTTGACGTGACCCGTGAGCGGATTCGTCAGATCGAAGCAAAAGCGCTGCGGAAACTAAGGCATCCTTCCAGATCAGAGCAGTTAAGATGTTTTCTTGATGGCGAGTAA
- the rpsU gene encoding 30S ribosomal protein S21 has protein sequence MPSVKVKENEHFDIAIRRFKRACEKAGVLAEVRRREFYEKPTTERKRKGAAAVKRHLKKLARERYALKNLRRGRPQI, from the coding sequence ATGCCATCAGTTAAAGTTAAAGAGAACGAACATTTTGACATCGCGATTCGTCGCTTCAAACGTGCGTGCGAAAAAGCCGGTGTATTGGCTGAAGTGCGCCGCCGCGAGTTTTATGAGAAGCCAACCACCGAGCGTAAACGCAAAGGTGCTGCGGCAGTTAAGCGTCATTTGAAAAAGCTGGCTCGTGAACGCTATGCGCTGAAAAATCTGCGTCGCGGTCGTCCACAAATTTAA
- the folB gene encoding dihydroneopterin aldolase, whose product MDIIFLGGLEIDTVIGIYEWERKIKQKIILDIEMGFDIQKAAASDDIAHTLDYKAVSDRVVSFVEHSEFYLVEKLIEEIAGILRSEFAIPWVKITLNKKGAISRARDVGIIIERGER is encoded by the coding sequence ATGGACATCATCTTTTTAGGCGGGCTTGAAATCGATACCGTGATAGGTATTTACGAATGGGAAAGGAAGATTAAACAAAAAATCATCCTGGACATTGAAATGGGCTTTGACATCCAAAAAGCCGCCGCCAGCGACGATATTGCCCACACACTGGACTATAAAGCCGTTTCGGATCGCGTTGTCAGCTTTGTCGAGCACAGCGAATTTTATTTAGTGGAAAAGCTGATAGAAGAAATTGCCGGCATTTTACGCAGCGAATTTGCGATTCCCTGGGTAAAAATCACCCTAAACAAGAAAGGCGCCATTAGCCGCGCACGTGACGTCGGCATCATCATCGAACGTGGCGAAAGATAG
- a CDS encoding DUF2782 domain-containing protein, whose translation MLFLPIVAFAAGPDANELAPVPEPPDLPAPVQSGEEMEPDITIIRKGKDTIQEFRRNGKLYMVKIQPQVGPAYYMLDTNGDEQMDVKKNDLDENTNINKWTLFEWDFN comes from the coding sequence ATGCTGTTTTTGCCGATCGTTGCTTTTGCCGCAGGCCCTGATGCCAACGAATTGGCGCCAGTTCCGGAACCGCCTGATTTACCGGCTCCGGTGCAGTCAGGGGAAGAGATGGAGCCCGACATTACCATTATTCGTAAAGGCAAAGATACTATTCAGGAGTTTCGCCGCAACGGCAAGCTATACATGGTGAAAATTCAGCCCCAGGTTGGCCCTGCTTACTACATGCTGGATACCAACGGCGACGAGCAGATGGATGTAAAAAAAAATGATTTGGACGAAAACACCAATATCAACAAGTGGACGTTGTTCGAGTGGGATTTCAATTGA